One part of the Nymphaea colorata isolate Beijing-Zhang1983 chromosome 8, ASM883128v2, whole genome shotgun sequence genome encodes these proteins:
- the LOC116258642 gene encoding alcohol dehydrogenase-like 2 encodes MATKGKTIRCKGAVCWKQGEPLVIEEVDVAPPQPSEVRIKIICASLCHTDVTFWTLPEPHGIFPRILGHEAAGIVESVGKGVMEFKEGDMVVPFHMPDCEECADCKSEKSNLCSTLPFSHWQTGMPRDGISRLSTAAGERLHHFFHISSFVEYTVVDVTNLVKVDPADIPPEKACLLSCGVSSGLGAAWRVAGVEKGSKVAVFGLGSIGLAVAEGARLRGAAQIIGVDVNPDKLEIGKKFGVTDFINPKECGEKSVSQVVTELTGGGADYCFECVGVASLMSDAFKSCRPGWGKTVILGVETSGAPFCLGSNEVLRGRTVVGAMLGGAKPKIDIPNFVGLYKRKELRLDEFITHEVSLDEINRAFELMMKGKSLRCIIWMDKPTN; translated from the exons ATGGCTACCAAAGGAAAGACCATCCGGTGCAAAG GGGCCGTCTGCTGGAAGCAAGGGGAGCCGCTGGTGATAGAGGAGGTGGACGTAGCACCCCCTCAACCATCGGAGGTCAGAATCAAGATCATCTGTGCCTCCCTCTGCCACACCGACGTCACCTTCTGGACTCTCCCT GAACCACATGGAATCTTCCCCAGAATTCTCGGTCACGAGGCTGCTGG gatTGTGGAGAGTGTGGGGAAAGGGGTGATGGAATTCAAAGAAGGAGACATGGTGGTGCCTTTCCACATGCCCGACTGCGAGGAGTGTGCGGATTGCAAGTCGGAGAAGAGCAACCTGTGTAGCACGCTCCCCTTCTCGCATTGGCAGACGGGGATGCCCAGAGACGGCATCAGCCGGCTGTCCACCGCCGCCGGCGAGCGGCTTCATCACTTCTTCCATATTTCAAGCTTCGTAGAATACACCGTCGTGGACGTcactaatcttgtgaaggtcgACCCCGCGGACATCCCTCCCGAGAAGGCTTGCCTGCTCAGCTGCGGGGTTTCCTCTG GATTAGGAGCGGCTTGGAGAGTTGCAGGGGTGGAGAAGGGATCCAAAGTTGCAGTTTTCGGCCTTGGATCCATTGGCTTGGCT GTTGCGGAAGGAGCTCGACTCAGAGGCGCAGCACAAATAATTGGTGTGGATGTCAACCCGGACAAGCTTGAGATCG GAAAAAAATTTGGAGTTACGGATTTCATCAATCCAAAAGAGTGCGGCGAAAAGTCCGTGAGCCAG GTGGTGACGGAGTTGACGGGAGGGGGTGCAGACTATTGCTTCGAGTGTGTGGGCGTTGCCTCCCTCATGTCCGATGCCTTCAAAAGTTGTCGTCCG GGTTGGGGGAAGACTGTGATTTTGGGGGTGGAGACGAGCGGTGCGCCATTCTGCCTTGGCTCGAATGAGGTGCTGCGGGGTCGGACGGTAGTCGGCGCCATGCTCGGCGGCGCCAAGCCCAAGATTGACATTCCAAATTTTGTAGGGCTGTATAAGCgcaag GAACTCAGATTGGACGAATTCATCACACATGAAGTGAGCCTCGACGAGATCAACCGAGCTTTTGAGCTGATGATGAAAGGCAAGAGTCTGAGATGCATAATTTGGATGGACAAACCAACGAACTGA
- the LOC116258643 gene encoding 14-3-3-like protein, protein MGREEYVYMAKLAEQAERYDEMVEFMEKVAAGADGEELTVEERNLLSVAYKNIIGARRASWRIISSIEQKEESRGNEDHVAAIKGYRARVESELSNICGGILRLLDSRLVPSATSPDSKVFYLKMKGDYHRYLAEFKTGAERKEAAESTLTAYKSAQDIASADLAPTHPIRLGLALNFSVFYYEILNSPDRACSLAKQAFDEAIAELDTLGEESYKDSTLIMQLLRDNLTLWTSDMQDDGVDEIKEANKLDEE, encoded by the exons atgggccGTGAGGAGTATGTGTACATGGCGAAACTGGCCGAGCAGGCGGAGCGTTACGATGAGATGGTAGAGTTCATGGAGAAGGTGGCGGCGGGCGCCGACGGGGAGGAGCTCACGGTGGAGGAGCGAAACCTTCTCTCCGTCGCTTACAAGAACATCATCGGCGCCCGCCGGGCTTCCTGGCGCATTATCTCTTCCATCGAGCAGAAGGAGGAGAGCCGCGGGAATGAAGACCACGTTGCCGCTATCAAGGGTTACCGCGCCAGGGTCGAGTCGGAGCTCTCCAACATCTGCGGCGGAATCCTCCGCCTCCTCGACTCCCGCCTCGTCCCCTCCGCTACCTCTCCTGACTCTAAGGTCTTTTACCTCAAGATGAAGGGCGACTACCACCGGTACCTTGCCGAGTTCAAGACCGGCGCCGAGAGGAAGGAGGCCGCCGAGAGCACCCTCACCGCTTACAAATCCGcgcag GATATTGCTTCCGCTGATTTGGCTCCGACGCACCCGATCCGCCTCGGCCTCGCCCTCAACTTCTCCGTCTTCTACTACGAGATCCTGAACTCGCCGGATCGCGCTTGTTCCCTTGCGAAACAG GCGTTCGATGAGGCCATCGCCGAGTTGGACACTTTGGGGGAGGAATCTTACAAAGACAGCACCCTCATTATGCAACTCTTGCGCGACAATCTCACTCTCTGGACTTCTGATATGCAG GATGATGGAGTTGATGAGATCAAGGAAGCCAACAAACTCGACGAAGAATAA